The DNA region ATGAGCGCCCCGGGCAAAGGCAGGCGCTCGAATTCCACCCCTCGGTCCGTCAGGCGGTTGCGCCCGCCCATGAACACGCCGCCCAAAAAAGCCGACGAGTAGTGCCACTGTCCCCGCAGGCAGGAAAGCAGGCTCAGGGCTCCGGAGGAAAAGGCCGGAGCCACATAGGGCTTAAATCCCATCCGGCGCATCTCCAGGTTGGCGTGGGCCACCTTCTCCGTCAGCTCCCGGGAGAGGGCGTCATCGTAGTCGGAAATCGAATTGGCCAGCACCAAGTCCTCCCCATGGGGGCCGAAGCTGCGGCCATCGGTGAGAAAATCGGTAAACCGCGGGTCTTTTTTGGCGTAGTAGACCGCCCGAGCGTTCATGACCCCCAGGCCGAAGCCCCGGACCTGGTGGGGAAACAGCCCCAGGCCGTCCAGATTTCCCTCTTCATCCCGGTTGCTCTCCAGCAAGGCCGCCCGGCACAAGGGGTCCACCGGATCGCTGACCACGCAGAAAAGCCCCTTGTACCGGGCCTGCCGTGCCTTTTTCGCATACAGGGCCACCAGCTCCCGGTTGAGCTGATACTGGGCCATACGCACATCTCCGTCCTTCACCGCCGTATCCGGCACGAATCGGGACGCGCAGAACAGGAATACATCCCCCCGGAACAGCTCCTCCGGGCCGATGATCTCCACCGGAGGCAGAGTATCGTAAGGGCCGGGGAGGTTAATCTGATTCAGCTCAAATTCCCACCGCTGGGGAACATTTTCCCGCAGGTCGCAGATGCCGATGGAGGAGATCACATCGCCCCCCAGCAGCCGCAGCCCCATAAGCAGCGTCGCCCCTACATCCCCCAGGCCCAGGAGGTTCACCCGCACCTTTTTCTTTCGCGGCAGCGGGGAGAGCAGCTCCTGCCACCGGGGATGCAGTCGGTTCACCGCCCGGACTCTGCCCTCTCGGACAGCGTCTCTCAGCTCCGGCGGAAGGTCCGGTCCGGCGGCGGCGCACAGGGTCTGCACCCCCTCCTCCGCCGTCAGCAAGGCCGCGTCCGTCACAGGGAAGGTCTCCCGGCCTGTGAGCATTTCTCTTGCAAACAGGAACAGGATCTCTCCCGACCGGGGCAGAGCCGTTATTTCCTCATAGGACAGGGCCTCCCAGGCGCAGAGGCTATGGGCCCCCAGGCGATAATACTTCATACCGTTGTCTCCTTCCGTCCAAAGCGCATCCGCTTTAATAGCTCAATGTCGTCATCCAGATAGGTGGAGGCGCCCCGGCTCAGGTCATAGGCCATGCTGCCGCCCTTATCCGGGCACAGGGGCAGGATCACCGCCTCGCTGAGACGGCTGAGGGTCAGGTTTCGTGCAAAGGCCCGGCGGTACTCCGTCTCCAGAGCCAGGAGGATATTCCGGGCGTTCTCCACGCAGCACAGGCTCAGGGCCCAGGCGGTTTCCGGGTCCAGGGGAGAAAACTCCGGGGACGCATAGGGCAGCACCCGGTTTACCGATGGCTGCAGTCCCCCCTCGGGCCGCTGGCTGCGGCGGATGGTGTCGCCGCCGATAAAGGGATACAGGGTGGACTCCACAAAGCGCATTCGCAGATTGGGCAGATAGTAGACCCCCTCCGCGTCATAGCCCAGGCTCTCCATCAGATCCCGGCCCGTGCCGGTGAGGTAGCCCACCAGGACCTTTTTTACCTCCGTCCCGGTCCTGCGCAGCAGCGGGTCAAGCCGCCGGATGCGCTTGCCGTCGTGAAGCACATCGTCCACCAAAATAGCGGGCCGGTCAAAGGCGCGGATGGTACGCACCTGATCCTCCAGGGGGGAATAATCGGGGTAGGCTTCAATGGAATAGGAGGACAGATCCGGCTCGTACACCTTATCCGTGCGCAGGGTCTTGGTGACGGTGTTGGGC from Vescimonas fastidiosa includes:
- a CDS encoding lactate dehydrogenase, producing MKYYRLGAHSLCAWEALSYEEITALPRSGEILFLFAREMLTGRETFPVTDAALLTAEEGVQTLCAAAGPDLPPELRDAVREGRVRAVNRLHPRWQELLSPLPRKKKVRVNLLGLGDVGATLLMGLRLLGGDVISSIGICDLRENVPQRWEFELNQINLPGPYDTLPPVEIIGPEELFRGDVFLFCASRFVPDTAVKDGDVRMAQYQLNRELVALYAKKARQARYKGLFCVVSDPVDPLCRAALLESNRDEEGNLDGLGLFPHQVRGFGLGVMNARAVYYAKKDPRFTDFLTDGRSFGPHGEDLVLANSISDYDDALSRELTEKVAHANLEMRRMGFKPYVAPAFSSGALSLLSCLRGQWHYSSAFLGGVFMGGRNRLTDRGVEFERLPLPGALISRLKETEEKLKAIL